The genomic DNA GCGGAGGGCTCCATCCAGTCGCTCGGGGAGATTCCCGCCGACGTGCGCGCCATCTATCGCACCGCGTGGGAGCTGCCGATGCGCTCGCTCGTCGACATGGCGGCGGACCGGGGCGCCTTCATCGACCAGAGCCAGTCGCTCAACCTGTTCATGGAGTCGCCGAACATCGGGCAGCTGAGCTCCATGTACATGTACGCCTGGAAGAAGGGGCTGAAGACGACCTACTACCTGCGCTCGCGTCCGGCGACGCGCATCGCGAAGGCCACCGTCGACGTGTCCCGGAACACGGCCCAGGCGGCACCGAAGCCCACCGAGGAACAGGCCATCGCCTGCTCCCTGGAGAACCCCGAGAGCTGCGAGGCCTGCCAATGAGCATCCCCTCCAACGCAACGCCGAAGACGGGTGCGCGCCTGTTGGATCCAGGCCTGAACCTCACGCTCCGGCCGATGCAGTACCCGGCCTTCTTCGAGATGTACCGCAACGCCATCAAGAACACCTGGACGGTGGAGGAGGTGGACTTCTCGACGGACGTGGGTGACCTGCGCTCGAAGATGACGGCGGCGGACCGGCACCTCATCCAGCGGCTGGTGGCCTTCTTCGCGACGGGCGACTCCATCGTGGCGAACAACCTCGTGCTGAACCTCTACAAGCACGTGAACTCGCCCGAGGCGCGCATGTACCTGTCGCGGCAGCTCTACGAGGAGGCGCTGCATGTGCAGTTCTACCTCACGCTGCTCGACACGTACGTGCCGGACCCGGCCGAGCGTGCGAAGGCCTTCGCGGCGATCGACAACATCCCGAGCATCCGGGAGAAGGCCGCGTTCTGCTTCAAGTGGATGGATTCCGTGCACGAGCTGGAGCGGCTGGAGACGCGGGAGCACCGGCGGCGCTTCCTGCTGAACCTCATCTGCTTCGCGGCCTGCATCGAGGGGCTCTTCTTCTTCGCGGCGTTCGCGTACGTGTACTTCCTGCGCTCGCGGGGGCTGCTGCACGGGCTGGCGGCGGGGACCAACTGGGTCTTCCGCGACGAGAGCGCGCACATGGCCTTCGCCTTCGAGGTGGTGAAGACGGTGCGCCGCGAGGAGCCGGACCTCTTCGACGCGGAGCTGGAGCGGCAGGTGGCCACCATGCTCGACGAGGCGGTGACGTGCGAGCTGCGCTTCGCCGAGGACCTGCTGGAGCTCGGCGTGGCGGGCCTCTCCGTGCGCGAGATGCGGCAGTACCTCGAGTACGTGGCCGATCAGCGGCTCGCGATGCTGGAACTGCCGAAGCGCTACGGGGCGAAGAACCCGTTCGGCTTCATGGATCTGCAGGACGTGCAGGAGCTCGCGAACTTCTTCGAGCGCCGCGTCTCGGCGTACCAGGTGGGAGTCGCCGGAGAGGTCACCTTCGATGCGAACTTCTGAGCGCTAACTCCCTGGCCTGGGTGGCGGACCAACTGCCGCCGCTGTTCATTCCGGGACACCCCACATCCCTGGAGAACAGCGGCTCCCCCTCCTCTCCACGAGCACCGTTCGAGGTGCGGGAGTCCTCACGGCTCCCGCAGGAGGGGAACCATGAAACGGCAATGGACAGGGATGGCTCTATGCGGAGCCCTGGTGCTGGCGGGACTGTCGGCCTGCGGCGGTGTCGTCGTGGAGCCGTCCACCGAGGCGGTGGAGGAGCTCGCCCAGGAGCACCGGCGGGAATCGACTCCGCCGGAACAGAAGTGGGTGCGGAACATCCTCGCCACCACCGAGAGCGAGACGGTGGCCATCCGGCATGACCCGCGAGGCAACGTCATCGTCCTCGTGACGGACATCGGCGGTCCCATCGACTTCGGCGCCGGGCCCATCAGCCCGCCGGCCTCGGCATCGGGCTCGCGCATCGCGGGGCTCGCGAAGTACGCCCCCGATGGCAGCCTGCTGTGGGGCATCATCCTCTCGGGTGAGCCCATCGCCGATCCGCCCGTGGCCGGCGCCTTTGGCGCCGCGATGGCGGTCGATTCGAGGGGCAACATCGTGCTCTCCCTGAATGTCGGCGGGCGGCTCGTCCGGGATGGCGTGACGATGACGACGGGCGAGTACCTGCTGAAGCTCGACCCGGACGGACATGCCCTCTGGGCGCTCCGGCTGCCCACCCGCGCGCGGGAGGTCGCGGTGGACAGGAAGGACCGCATCGCCATCACGGGCACGCTGGAGGGCGCCACGGAGTTCGACTTCGGCGAGGGCCCCATCACGGGCGCGGACTTCCACGCGTTCGTCGCGAAGTATTCCTCGCGGGGCGAGCTCGAATGGGTCTTCGTCGATGACGTGGTGGCCAGGACCGATGCGCTCACCGCGGACGAGCACGGGAACTTCTACTTCGGTGGCATCCGCTTCCCGGAGATACCCAGCGGGGTCGGCACGCCCTACCTGCGCAAGGTCTCCTGCGATGGCGAGGGCGAGTGGTCACGCGCGCTCGAGGGCAGCACGGGCGCCATCTTCGATCTCGCGGCACGCGACAACCGCGTCGTCGCGGTGGGCATCTTCAACGGCTCCTTCGAGTTCAGGGGGCAGACGTTCACCGCTCCGGAGGACTTTCCGTCCAACGGCATCGCGCTCGCCTTCACGGGAGGTGGCAACGAGCGCTGGGCCCGGCAGACGCCGGGTCTGCTCGTCTCCGTCGACATCGATAACCGCGGCGGGGTGCTCGTCGCGGGTTCCGAGGAGGCCCAACCCGACGCGAGGCTGTTCATCGCCCGGTACCTCCTGAGCAACGGCCGTGAGGACTGGTCGCGCGGCTTCAACGAGTTCCCGAACGCGACGGACTCCTCGGTGAACAAGAAGGGAGAAATCGCCGTCACCGGCGAAGGCCCCCTCTACGTCATCCAGTTCGGCCGCTGAAGCCTGGCGGTGGAAACGACAACGCCCGGGGGCCTCGAAAGGCGTCCCCGGGCGTTGGTGAGGACCGGGCTCCGGTCCGGGCGCGGCGGACTACTCGACCGTCACGCTCTTGGCGAGGTTGCGCGGCTGGTCCACGTCGTTCCCGCGCAGATCCGCCACGTGGTAGGAGAGGAGCTGCATCGGGATGGTGGCCACCACCGGCGCGAGCAGCGCGCTGGCGGCGGGAATCCGGATGATGTGGTCGGCGAGCGTGGCCACGTGCGTGTCATCCTCGTCGATGATGGCGATGACCTTGCCACCGCGCGCCCGCACCTCCTCGATGTTGCCGATGATCTTCTCGTAGGCGACGTGCGGCTGCTTGGGGGCGATGATCACCACCGGCATCTTCTCGTCGATGAGCGCGATGGGGCCGTGCTTCATCTCGCCGCCGGCGTAGCCCTCGGCGTGGATGTAGGAGATCTCCTTGAGCTTGAGCGCGCCCTCGAGCGCCACCGGGTGCATGGGGCCACGGCCGAGGAAGAGGAAGTCCTGGGCGCCCATGAACTCGCGCGCCACGCGCTTGACCGAGGGCTCGCACTTGAGCACGTCCTCGATCATCTTGGGCACCTCGGTGAGCGCGGTCAGGTGCTCCTGGGCCGCCTTGACGGTGAGGGTGCCACGCATGCGGCCCAGCTTCACCGCGAGCAGGTAGAGGCCCACCAACTGCGTGGTGAAGGCCTTGGTGGAGGCCACGCCGATCTCCGGGCCCGCGTTGGTGAGGATGGTGATGTCCGCCTCACGCGTCATGGCGCTGCCGATGACGTTGCACAGGGCGAGCGCCGTCGCGCCGCGCGCCTTGGCCTCCTTGAAGGCCGCCAGCGTGTCCGCCGTCTCGCCGGACTGGCTGATGGCGATGGCCAGGTGCGTGGGCTCCACGATGGGATCGCGGTAGCGGAACTCGCTGGCCAGCTCCACTTCCACGGGGATGCGCGCCAGCGACTCGATCATCGCCTTGCCGACGATGCCCGAGTGCCACGAGGTGCCGCAGGCGAGGATCGTCACCTTGGTGAGCGCCCGGACCTTCTCGGCGCTCAGGTTCCAGCCCTCGAAGTGCACATCGCCCTCGGAGAGGAGCATGCGGCCGCGCAGCGTGTCCGCCACGGCGCGAGGCTGCTCGAGAATCTCCTTGTGCATGAAGTGCTTGTGGCCGCCCTTCTCCGCCATCATCGGCGTCCAGTCGATGCGGCGGGTGGGCCGGTTCACCTTGTTGCCGGCGCGGTTGTAGATGTCCACGCTGGCGGCGGTGACGACGGCCAGGTCACCCTCCTCCATGTAGACGAAGTCGCGCGTGTGCTCGAGCAGCGCCGGCACGTCGCTGGCCACGAAGTTCTGTCCCTGGCCCAGGCCGAGCACCATGGGCGAGGAGTCCTTGGTGCAGACGATCCGGTTCGGGTCGCTCGTGGTCACCACCGCCAGGGCGTAGGTGCCCTTCACCTGGGCGATGGCCGTGCGCACCGCGTCCGGCAGATCCACGCCCCGCTTGAGCTCATCGGAGATGAGGTGGGCGAAGACCTCGGAGTCCGTCTCCGAGGAGAAGTGGTGCCCCTTGGCGCGCAGCTCCTCCTTGAGGGCCAGGTGGTTCTCGATGATGCCGTTGTGCACCACCGCCACGCCGCCGTAGGTGTGCGGGTGCGCGTTCTCGTCCGAGGGACGTCCGTGCGTGGCCCACCGCGTGTGGCCGATGCCGATGTTGCCCTGGGGCGTATCGGCCTGGACCCGGTTCTCCAGGTTCTTCAGCTTGCCCGTGGCGCGAACCACATTGAGCGTGTTGCGGTGCACCACCGCCACGCCAGCGGAGTCATACCCGCGGTACTCCAGCTTCTTCAGCCCGGAGACCAGAATGGGAGCCGACTCCTTATCCCCAACGTACCCAACAATGCCGCACATGTTGTCCGTCCTCTCTCACGCCCGAGCCCCCGTTTGCAAATTCCGGGGGCAGTTCCACCCACACCGGGCGACACCTGTCACCCGGGAGACAAGCAAATCGCGGGCCGACTACCCCGCGGACGCCTTGTCCGACTTGGAAGCCCCTGCTTCCGCGGACCTGGCCATGCGCGCCTTCTTCCTCTCCACCCAGCCTTCCATGTTGACCTGTGGCGTCCGTGACACAGCGAGGCTGCCAGGAGGCACATCTTTCGTCACAGTGGTGCCCGCACCGACATACGCACCGTCCCCGACTTTCACAGGGGCCACCAGCTGCGAGTCCGAGCCGATGAAGACGCCGTTGCCCAGCTCGGTGACGTGCTTGTTCACGCCGTCGTAGTTGCAGGTGATGGTACCGGCACCCACATTCACCCCGGAGCCGATCTTCGCGTCGCCCAGGTAGGCGAGGTGGTTGGCCTTGGAGCCGCGGCCGATGCGGGCCTTCTTCGTCTCCACGAAGTTGCCCAGGTGCACCTCCTCGGCGAGGTCCGTCCCGGGCCGCAGCCGCGAGAACGGGCCGAGGATGCAGCGCTCGCCCACCCGCGCCTCCTCCAGCACGGTGTACGGCTTCATGTTCGTCCCGTCGGCCACCGAGGAGGCGTGCAGGACACAGCCCTGTCCGATGGTGACGTTGCGGCCGACCACGGTGGCACCCGACAGCGTCACCATGGGGCCAATCTCCGTGTCCGACCCGATGGCCACGCCCTCCTCGATGTAGGTGGTGGCCGGGTCCATCAGCGTGACGCCGTTGCGCATGTGACCCACGTTGATGCGCTCCTGGAGCGCCCGGGCGCGCGCCGCCAGCTCCACGCGGTCGTTCACTCCGGCCGTCTCGCCGAAGTCGGCGTCGATGGCGGCCACCGGGCCCTGGGCCGCGGCCAGTTCCACCAGGTCCGTCAGGTAGAACTCACCCTGCGCGTTGGCGCTGCGGATGTTGGCCAGCGCCTTCCACAGGAAGGACGACTCCACCAGGTAGATACCGGCGTTGCACTCGCGCACCTGGCGCTGCTCGGGGGTGGCGTCCTTGTGCTCGACGATGCGCACCACCTTGCCCAGCTCGCGGATGACGCGGCCGTAGCCCGTCGGATCCGGCGGCTGGGTGGACACCATCGCCAGCACGCCACCGCTCTTGTCGTGCGCGGCCACCAGCGCCTCGAGCGTCTCGCGGCGCACCAGCGGCACGTCACCGTAGAGGATGAAGACGCGCCCGTTGAAGTCCTTCAGCGCGCTCTCGGCCGAGCGCACCGCGTCGGCCGTGCCCCGCTGCTCCTTCTGGAGCGCGAAGCGCAGGGGCGCGGTGGGGAAGTGGGCGCGGATGGAGCGCTCCACCTCCTCGGCCTGGTGGCCCACCACCGGCACCACGGGGGAGGCACCCAGTTCCAGGGCCCGGATGAGGGGATAGGCACAGAGGGGCTTGCCGAGGATGGGGTGAAGGACCTTGGCCTTCTCCGACTTCATCCGCGTGCCCTTGCCCGCGCACAACACCACCGCCGCCAGAGGAGCTGTCATGGCGGCGATTACTAGGGACGCGAGCGCGGCACGTCAACCGCGGGCCGACGGGCGCGCGAGGCGAGTCCCCTCCGCATGCGCCTTCACGGAAACGGACAACGTGTTGCTCAGCACGGTGATACCGAACGTCGGCTTGAGGAAGACCGTCGTCACCGGAACTTCCGGCGGACTCGGCTGCGTCTTCACTGTCGTCAGGTTGGCGTTCATGTTTCCCCCGGCGTCGCCGAGCGTCTTCCACAGGATGCCCTCTCCCGTGGGCCGGTCAAACCGCCGACCGAGCGTGCTGGCGTCCGCCGGACACTTCGTCGCGACGAAACCGTTATGTGGCGAGTCCGGGCGGCGGCGGGATACTCCAGAACCCTCGCTGTGTGAAGCACGAGTTGCGGGCCCGACATGGAGGCGTTGCACGTGGAGACGGTAAAGATACGAACGCACCGGATGTGGTGGGGCGTGATGCTTGCGGTGCTGCTGGTGGCAGTGGGGCCGGCCTGGGCGGCGAGGCCGTACCGGGGCGGAGCGGTGGCCACGGCCCACCCGATGGCGAGCGAGGCCGCGCTGCGGATGCTGCAGAAGGGCGGCAACGCGGTGGACGCGTCCGTGGCGGCGGCCTTCACGCTGGCGGTGGTGGGGCCCTACCACTCAGGGCTGGGCGGTGGAGGCTTCGCGCTGGTGCATGACGCGAAGGCGGGCCAGACGCGGGTGCTGGATTTCCGGGAGGTTGCGCC from Archangium lipolyticum includes the following:
- a CDS encoding ribonucleotide-diphosphate reductase subunit beta; its protein translation is MSIPSNATPKTGARLLDPGLNLTLRPMQYPAFFEMYRNAIKNTWTVEEVDFSTDVGDLRSKMTAADRHLIQRLVAFFATGDSIVANNLVLNLYKHVNSPEARMYLSRQLYEEALHVQFYLTLLDTYVPDPAERAKAFAAIDNIPSIREKAAFCFKWMDSVHELERLETREHRRRFLLNLICFAACIEGLFFFAAFAYVYFLRSRGLLHGLAAGTNWVFRDESAHMAFAFEVVKTVRREEPDLFDAELERQVATMLDEAVTCELRFAEDLLELGVAGLSVREMRQYLEYVADQRLAMLELPKRYGAKNPFGFMDLQDVQELANFFERRVSAYQVGVAGEVTFDANF
- the glmS gene encoding glutamine--fructose-6-phosphate transaminase (isomerizing), which gives rise to MCGIVGYVGDKESAPILVSGLKKLEYRGYDSAGVAVVHRNTLNVVRATGKLKNLENRVQADTPQGNIGIGHTRWATHGRPSDENAHPHTYGGVAVVHNGIIENHLALKEELRAKGHHFSSETDSEVFAHLISDELKRGVDLPDAVRTAIAQVKGTYALAVVTTSDPNRIVCTKDSSPMVLGLGQGQNFVASDVPALLEHTRDFVYMEEGDLAVVTAASVDIYNRAGNKVNRPTRRIDWTPMMAEKGGHKHFMHKEILEQPRAVADTLRGRMLLSEGDVHFEGWNLSAEKVRALTKVTILACGTSWHSGIVGKAMIESLARIPVEVELASEFRYRDPIVEPTHLAIAISQSGETADTLAAFKEAKARGATALALCNVIGSAMTREADITILTNAGPEIGVASTKAFTTQLVGLYLLAVKLGRMRGTLTVKAAQEHLTALTEVPKMIEDVLKCEPSVKRVAREFMGAQDFLFLGRGPMHPVALEGALKLKEISYIHAEGYAGGEMKHGPIALIDEKMPVVIIAPKQPHVAYEKIIGNIEEVRARGGKVIAIIDEDDTHVATLADHIIRIPAASALLAPVVATIPMQLLSYHVADLRGNDVDQPRNLAKSVTVE
- the glmU gene encoding bifunctional UDP-N-acetylglucosamine diphosphorylase/glucosamine-1-phosphate N-acetyltransferase GlmU encodes the protein MAAMTAPLAAVVLCAGKGTRMKSEKAKVLHPILGKPLCAYPLIRALELGASPVVPVVGHQAEEVERSIRAHFPTAPLRFALQKEQRGTADAVRSAESALKDFNGRVFILYGDVPLVRRETLEALVAAHDKSGGVLAMVSTQPPDPTGYGRVIRELGKVVRIVEHKDATPEQRQVRECNAGIYLVESSFLWKALANIRSANAQGEFYLTDLVELAAAQGPVAAIDADFGETAGVNDRVELAARARALQERINVGHMRNGVTLMDPATTYIEEGVAIGSDTEIGPMVTLSGATVVGRNVTIGQGCVLHASSVADGTNMKPYTVLEEARVGERCILGPFSRLRPGTDLAEEVHLGNFVETKKARIGRGSKANHLAYLGDAKIGSGVNVGAGTITCNYDGVNKHVTELGNGVFIGSDSQLVAPVKVGDGAYVGAGTTVTKDVPPGSLAVSRTPQVNMEGWVERKKARMARSAEAGASKSDKASAG